In Leucobacter sp. CX169, a single genomic region encodes these proteins:
- a CDS encoding HNH endonuclease, giving the protein MAVSQSRRARAQRRRTKRVAAADNDLTLAQWDDILSAWGGCAYCGALDDALQKDCVLPISRGGRYTLENVVPACRSCNASKSNSEVTSWMRSRRRDEPLFLRRWVEALAVLRAAEQAAVDLEVGVQFPEVPGGAAPGEGAAAILGQEREATAG; this is encoded by the coding sequence ATGGCTGTCTCGCAGAGCCGTCGCGCTCGCGCCCAGCGCCGGCGGACGAAGCGGGTCGCCGCGGCTGACAACGACCTGACGCTCGCGCAGTGGGACGACATTCTCTCGGCGTGGGGCGGGTGCGCCTATTGCGGTGCCCTCGACGACGCACTGCAGAAGGACTGCGTGCTGCCCATCTCGCGCGGTGGCCGGTACACGCTTGAGAATGTGGTGCCCGCGTGCAGGTCGTGCAACGCGAGCAAGTCCAACAGCGAGGTAACGTCGTGGATGCGCAGTCGGCGCCGGGACGAACCTCTGTTCCTGCGGCGCTGGGTGGAGGCGCTCGCGGTGTTGCGTGCCGCTGAGCAGGCTGCGGTTGACCTAGAGGTCGGCGTGCAGTTCCCAGAGGTGCCAGGCGGTGCTGCGCCAGGTGAAGGTGCGGCCGCGATCCTCGGCCAGGAGCGCGAGGCGACCGCGGGCTGA
- a CDS encoding glycosyltransferase, translated as MATLTLIGEPFPDADLVASLTAVQDLALALAGSTPRGCGVEMLVGRTSTPPELNHPNLTVHRMQLPASALPVMWQSGTAARSLDGALVHSLTAMAPLRSREDESQSTITIPHALPWEAPECMPGQTARLMRAFTRRAMRHADLIITPTHAVAEVLRGVYGSNAPIRVVPLAAPSSFLRPKDADARRAALGLPERYILTSASQAEHCRLDWILDALEASPELPDLVVLGTPPEAKGAEEAPARPRLDGRVHYVSVDEQDNVGVAISGALLLVQPQISVGSGYVEHGALAQGVPILHASIAGTAEIALDGGVAFTDAADLLRTLNELCSNESARGRLALLAEDRGRTFTWRSTAWHLWELHADL; from the coding sequence ATGGCAACTCTGACCCTCATCGGTGAACCGTTTCCCGATGCGGACCTGGTCGCCAGCCTCACTGCCGTTCAAGATCTCGCGCTTGCCCTCGCCGGGTCGACTCCCCGCGGTTGCGGCGTCGAGATGCTGGTGGGTCGCACGTCGACTCCCCCCGAGCTGAATCACCCTAATCTGACGGTGCACCGCATGCAGCTCCCGGCCTCCGCGCTCCCGGTGATGTGGCAAAGCGGCACAGCAGCCCGCTCGCTCGATGGCGCACTCGTGCACTCCCTCACCGCAATGGCGCCGCTTCGCTCGCGCGAAGACGAGTCGCAGTCGACTATCACTATCCCTCACGCCCTCCCGTGGGAAGCGCCCGAGTGCATGCCCGGCCAGACCGCGCGCCTCATGCGCGCGTTCACCCGCCGCGCGATGCGCCACGCAGACCTCATCATCACGCCGACCCACGCGGTCGCCGAGGTGCTCCGCGGCGTGTACGGGTCGAACGCCCCGATCCGGGTCGTACCGCTCGCCGCACCCTCGAGCTTCCTGCGCCCGAAAGACGCCGACGCGCGCCGCGCCGCCCTCGGCCTGCCCGAGCGCTACATCCTGACCTCGGCGTCGCAGGCTGAGCACTGCCGGCTCGACTGGATCTTGGATGCCCTCGAGGCCTCCCCCGAACTTCCCGACCTCGTCGTCCTCGGCACACCTCCCGAGGCGAAAGGCGCCGAAGAGGCGCCCGCGCGCCCGCGGCTTGACGGACGCGTGCACTACGTCTCGGTCGATGAGCAGGACAACGTGGGCGTCGCGATCTCCGGCGCGCTGCTGCTCGTACAGCCGCAGATCTCGGTCGGCTCCGGCTACGTCGAGCACGGCGCGCTCGCCCAGGGCGTCCCGATCCTGCACGCCAGCATCGCCGGTACCGCGGAAATCGCGCTCGACGGCGGAGTCGCCTTCACCGACGCTGCTGACCTGCTGCGCACGCTGAACGAGCTCTGCTCAAACGAGTCAGCCCGCGGTCGCCTCGCGCTCCTGGCCGAGGATCGCGGCCGCACCTTCACCTGGCGCAGCACCGCCTGGCACCTCTGGGAACTGCACGCCGACCTCTAG
- the purE gene encoding 5-(carboxyamino)imidazole ribonucleotide mutase, with translation MSDRTTQSPLVGVIMGSDSDWNVMSEAVAALREFGIPHEVQVVSAHRTPEKMMSYGREAASRGLRVIIAGAGGAAHLPGMVASLTSLPVIGVPVPLSRLDGMDSLLSIVQMPGGIPVATVSIGGAKNAGLLAARILGSGDPELTAKLDAYAAGLAEMVETKDAALQLRVAEEA, from the coding sequence ATGAGCGATCGCACCACGCAGAGTCCCCTTGTCGGCGTCATCATGGGGTCCGATTCGGACTGGAACGTGATGAGCGAGGCCGTCGCGGCCCTTCGCGAATTTGGCATCCCGCACGAGGTGCAGGTCGTGAGCGCGCACCGCACGCCCGAGAAGATGATGAGCTACGGCCGTGAGGCGGCGAGCCGCGGGCTGCGCGTCATCATCGCCGGCGCCGGCGGTGCCGCGCATCTGCCGGGCATGGTCGCCTCGCTGACGAGCCTCCCCGTGATCGGCGTGCCCGTGCCGCTGTCGCGCCTCGACGGTATGGACTCGCTGCTGTCGATCGTGCAGATGCCCGGCGGCATCCCGGTCGCGACCGTGTCGATCGGGGGCGCGAAGAACGCTGGGCTGCTGGCGGCCCGGATCCTGGGCTCGGGTGACCCTGAACTGACCGCGAAGCTGGACGCCTATGCGGCGGGCCTCGCCGAGATGGTCGAGACGAAGGACGCCGCTCTGCAGCTGCGGGTCGCGGAAGAGGCGTAG
- a CDS encoding LCP family protein: MSATLDLERPLRHPDAGSAPLMTKRARWLVVLGFFLPGSAQVLAGSKKLGRFGLGITFTLIGLLLLAAVGFFVARTFTLTIATNTIVLLLLQGLLIAYAIFWLVLGFNTLKLARIPRVAKKWRLPIAILSILLTVVPSVGAVWASTAVGAGRAAISSIFGGGAPAVAPVDGRYNILLLGTDAGADREGLRPDSISLISVDAETGQSVVVGLPRELQNMPFPETSPMYAAHPSGFGADWGCNIGLCYLNGVYAEAEFFTPELYPDATSRGSSPGIEATKDAVSGATGLEVQFYVLIDMEGFAKLIDALGGVQIDVKEQLPIGGQIDENTGELYGVVGWIEPGLQTMDGFTAEWYARSRYGSARGDYDRMDRQRELQAAILAQANPANVLMRFQELAAAGTNLVETDIPESMLGRFVDLASKAKNHTPVNVQLTPPEVDPEYPDYAQIHQLVLNGIAAASPPPAE; this comes from the coding sequence GTGAGCGCGACGCTGGATCTCGAGCGCCCGCTGCGCCACCCTGATGCAGGCTCGGCGCCGCTTATGACGAAGCGGGCCCGCTGGCTCGTCGTGCTCGGGTTCTTCCTACCGGGCAGCGCGCAGGTGCTCGCCGGGAGCAAGAAGCTTGGGCGCTTTGGGCTCGGCATCACTTTCACCCTGATTGGCCTGCTCCTGCTCGCCGCCGTCGGCTTTTTCGTCGCGCGCACTTTCACCCTCACGATCGCGACCAACACCATCGTGCTCCTGCTGCTGCAGGGGCTGCTCATCGCCTACGCGATCTTTTGGCTCGTGCTCGGATTCAATACTTTGAAGCTTGCGCGCATCCCCCGTGTGGCGAAGAAGTGGCGGCTGCCGATCGCCATTCTTTCGATCCTGCTGACCGTCGTGCCCTCGGTGGGTGCCGTGTGGGCCTCGACCGCCGTCGGCGCGGGCCGCGCGGCGATCTCTTCCATTTTTGGCGGGGGAGCGCCCGCCGTTGCGCCGGTCGATGGTCGATATAACATCTTGCTGTTGGGCACCGACGCTGGTGCCGACCGCGAGGGCCTGCGCCCCGACAGCATCTCGCTGATCAGCGTCGATGCCGAGACGGGACAGTCTGTGGTGGTGGGTCTGCCCCGCGAGCTGCAGAACATGCCATTCCCCGAGACCTCTCCGATGTACGCGGCGCACCCGAGCGGGTTTGGCGCCGACTGGGGTTGCAACATCGGTCTGTGCTACCTCAATGGGGTTTACGCGGAGGCTGAGTTCTTCACGCCCGAGCTGTACCCGGACGCGACTTCGCGCGGCTCATCGCCCGGCATTGAAGCGACCAAGGACGCGGTGTCTGGTGCGACGGGCCTTGAGGTGCAGTTCTATGTACTGATCGATATGGAGGGTTTCGCGAAGCTCATCGATGCGCTGGGCGGCGTGCAGATCGACGTCAAGGAGCAGCTGCCCATCGGCGGCCAGATCGATGAGAACACGGGCGAACTTTACGGGGTTGTCGGCTGGATCGAGCCGGGCCTACAAACGATGGATGGGTTCACTGCCGAGTGGTACGCCCGTTCACGCTATGGCTCGGCGCGCGGCGACTATGACCGCATGGACCGCCAGCGTGAGCTGCAGGCTGCGATCTTGGCCCAGGCGAACCCGGCAAATGTGTTGATGCGCTTCCAAGAGCTCGCGGCGGCGGGAACGAACCTGGTCGAGACGGACATCCCGGAATCGATGCTGGGACGGTTCGTGGACCTGGCCTCGAAGGCAAAGAATCACACGCCGGTGAACGTGCAACTCACACCACCCGAGGTGGACCCGGAATACCCGGACTACGCCCAGATTCATCAGCTGGTGCTGAACGGGATTGCGGCGGCCTCACCGCCGCCGGCGGAATAG
- a CDS encoding DUF1801 domain-containing protein: MAGTTNGFSAEERAAMKARAQELKNEARTARGAEKAAAEEKAVLEKIAAMQSPDRELAERVHAIVGEAAPELAPKLYYGQPGYARAGKVVCFFRSGLDDKERYSTFGFSAAANLDVAGGMWPTSYALAEMDAAAESALGELVKRAVG; encoded by the coding sequence ATGGCGGGCACAACGAACGGATTCTCGGCGGAGGAACGTGCGGCGATGAAGGCGCGGGCGCAGGAGCTCAAGAACGAGGCCCGCACGGCGCGGGGCGCCGAGAAGGCGGCCGCGGAGGAGAAGGCGGTGCTCGAGAAGATTGCCGCCATGCAGTCGCCGGATCGCGAGCTCGCCGAGCGGGTACACGCGATCGTGGGCGAGGCCGCCCCCGAACTGGCGCCCAAGCTGTACTACGGGCAGCCGGGGTATGCGCGGGCGGGCAAGGTCGTCTGCTTCTTCCGCAGTGGGCTTGACGACAAGGAGCGGTACTCCACCTTCGGGTTCAGCGCGGCGGCGAATCTTGATGTCGCGGGTGGCATGTGGCCCACCTCGTACGCGCTGGCCGAGATGGACGCGGCGGCCGAGTCGGCCCTCGGCGAGCTGGTGAAGCGCGCGGTCGGTTGA
- a CDS encoding DHA2 family efflux MFS transporter permease subunit: protein MPRTSPATAAAAAPAAHDGLLHGRAKNAALAAIFLSIFVSMLASTVVGSSMPLIIADLGGGQAAYTWVITATMLATAISTPIWGKLADLSSKKLLLQLALVIFTLGTILAGFAPDANWLIGFRVLQGLGGGGLAALGQIVMADIISPRDRGKYMGVMGAVMAVPTIGGPLLGGVITDAFGWRWNFFVSVPVAIVAIIILQKSLHLVTLKRKVKIDYLGAVLISAGFSSLLIWATLGGTQFDWWSWQTLAMAGGGVAVLIAAVFVELTVEEPMIPLTLFKNRTFTMAVIASLAVGVAMFGTAIFLGQYMQLARGKTPTESGLLTIPMMLGLLVASTIVGQVISRTGKWKRYVVLGAILMGIGLALMGQLRSDTSFWYVGVSMAVLGAGVGMCMQNLVLIVQNTVSPTEIGVASSSVTFFRTIGGTAGMSVLGAMLGTQVIDFIASGLKHLAPAQLAGVEALKGGGIPKIAELPLPIREVVEAAYGHAIGDIFLAAVPLALVALIAIIFLPNIPLGNKTTSQLLAEKERSRVAAAEQTLVETGLSANGEFVMTGSIPVQARAARTDSGNVDSRD, encoded by the coding sequence ATGCCACGCACCTCCCCCGCTACCGCCGCCGCTGCGGCCCCCGCCGCACACGACGGGCTGCTGCACGGCCGCGCCAAGAACGCCGCCCTCGCCGCCATCTTCCTCAGCATCTTCGTTTCGATGCTCGCATCGACGGTCGTCGGCTCGTCTATGCCACTCATCATCGCCGACCTCGGCGGCGGCCAGGCGGCCTACACCTGGGTGATCACGGCGACCATGCTCGCCACCGCGATCTCGACCCCCATCTGGGGCAAGCTCGCCGACCTCAGCAGCAAGAAGCTCCTGCTGCAGCTCGCGCTCGTCATCTTCACCCTCGGCACCATCCTCGCCGGCTTCGCCCCTGACGCGAACTGGCTCATCGGCTTCCGCGTACTCCAGGGCCTCGGCGGCGGCGGCCTCGCAGCCCTCGGCCAGATCGTCATGGCCGACATCATCAGCCCGCGCGACCGCGGCAAGTACATGGGCGTCATGGGCGCCGTCATGGCCGTCCCGACAATCGGCGGGCCGCTGCTCGGCGGCGTCATCACCGACGCGTTCGGGTGGCGCTGGAACTTCTTCGTCTCCGTCCCGGTCGCAATCGTCGCCATCATCATCCTGCAGAAGTCGCTGCACCTCGTGACACTCAAACGCAAGGTGAAGATCGACTACCTCGGCGCGGTCCTCATCTCCGCCGGGTTCTCGAGCCTGCTCATCTGGGCCACCCTGGGGGGCACCCAGTTCGACTGGTGGTCGTGGCAGACCCTCGCGATGGCGGGCGGCGGCGTCGCCGTGCTCATCGCCGCCGTATTCGTCGAACTGACCGTCGAAGAGCCGATGATTCCGCTCACCCTGTTCAAGAACCGCACCTTCACGATGGCCGTCATCGCGAGCCTCGCGGTCGGCGTCGCCATGTTCGGCACCGCGATCTTCCTCGGACAGTACATGCAGCTTGCCCGCGGCAAGACCCCGACCGAGTCGGGCCTGCTCACCATTCCGATGATGCTCGGCCTGCTGGTCGCGTCGACCATCGTCGGCCAGGTCATCTCGCGCACCGGGAAGTGGAAGCGGTACGTCGTGCTGGGTGCGATCCTGATGGGCATCGGCCTCGCGCTGATGGGCCAACTGCGCTCCGACACCTCGTTCTGGTACGTGGGCGTATCGATGGCCGTGCTCGGCGCCGGCGTCGGCATGTGCATGCAGAACCTCGTGCTCATCGTGCAGAACACCGTCTCACCCACCGAGATCGGCGTCGCTAGCTCGTCCGTCACCTTCTTCCGCACGATCGGCGGCACCGCCGGGATGTCCGTGCTGGGCGCCATGCTCGGCACGCAGGTCATCGACTTCATCGCCTCGGGCCTGAAGCACCTTGCCCCCGCGCAGCTTGCGGGCGTCGAGGCGCTCAAGGGCGGCGGCATCCCGAAGATTGCGGAGCTTCCCCTGCCCATCCGCGAGGTGGTCGAGGCGGCATACGGGCACGCGATCGGCGACATCTTCCTGGCCGCCGTGCCGCTCGCCCTCGTCGCACTGATCGCGATCATCTTCCTGCCGAACATCCCCCTCGGCAACAAGACGACCTCGCAATTGCTCGCCGAGAAGGAGCGGTCGCGCGTCGCAGCCGCCGAGCAGACGCTCGTCGAAACCGGGCTTTCCGCGAATGGCGAGTTCGTGATGACCGGATCAATTCCCGTTCAGGCGCGTGCCGCACGTACAGACTCGGGTAACGTCGACTCTCGTGACTAA
- a CDS encoding bifunctional dTDP-4-dehydrorhamnose 3,5-epimerase family protein/NAD(P)-dependent oxidoreductase — translation MVAKPLTLRETTIPGLVLLDLPVHGDNRGWFKENWQREKMVALGLPDFGPVQNNISFNDKAGATRGIHAEPWDKFVSVATGKIFGAWVDLREGDTFGKVFTAELGPSTAIFVPRGVGNSYQTLENDTAYVYLVNAHWSAEAQSEYTFLNLADPTAAITWPIPLDDAERSAKDLAHPELGDVVPMKPKRTLVLGANGQLGRALRELLPNADFADRSRVNLASPDAFAGIRFADYDTIVNAAAYTKVDDAETDSGRVVAWAANVTGVARLAKAATEHGITLVHVSSDYVFDGAQDMYTEEDAFAPLGVYGQTKAAGDALVSTVPRHYIVRTSWVIGDGNNFVRTMHSLAERGIDPSVVDDQIGRLSFTEDIAAGIAHLLRSRPEFGVYNLTNEGPSMSWAEVARLVYAASGHNPARVRGVSTAEYFAGKQVAPRPLNSTLSLGKIEAAGFIPREASAALSSYVSTL, via the coding sequence ATGGTCGCGAAACCGCTCACGCTGCGCGAGACCACTATCCCTGGACTCGTACTGCTTGACCTCCCCGTTCACGGTGACAACCGCGGGTGGTTCAAAGAGAACTGGCAGCGCGAGAAGATGGTCGCGCTCGGATTGCCCGATTTCGGGCCGGTGCAGAACAACATTTCTTTCAACGACAAGGCCGGCGCCACCCGTGGCATTCATGCCGAGCCCTGGGATAAATTCGTCTCGGTCGCCACCGGAAAGATCTTCGGCGCTTGGGTTGACCTTCGCGAGGGCGACACTTTCGGCAAGGTGTTCACAGCTGAGCTCGGCCCCTCGACCGCCATCTTCGTTCCTCGAGGCGTCGGTAACTCTTACCAGACGCTCGAAAACGACACTGCCTACGTGTACCTCGTGAACGCGCACTGGAGTGCGGAGGCACAGAGCGAGTACACCTTCCTCAACCTGGCCGACCCGACCGCGGCAATCACCTGGCCTATCCCCTTAGACGATGCGGAGCGTTCCGCAAAGGACCTCGCGCACCCCGAGCTCGGCGACGTTGTCCCGATGAAACCGAAACGCACTCTCGTGCTCGGCGCAAATGGTCAGCTTGGGCGCGCGCTACGCGAGCTGCTTCCAAATGCCGATTTCGCTGATCGCTCGCGGGTGAATCTCGCGTCACCCGATGCCTTCGCCGGTATTCGGTTCGCTGACTACGACACGATTGTGAACGCCGCCGCCTACACAAAGGTCGACGACGCCGAGACAGATTCCGGCCGCGTTGTGGCATGGGCGGCGAACGTGACCGGTGTCGCCCGGCTGGCGAAGGCGGCTACAGAACACGGCATCACACTCGTGCACGTCTCGAGCGACTATGTGTTTGATGGTGCGCAGGACATGTACACCGAGGAGGACGCATTCGCTCCGCTCGGCGTCTACGGCCAAACTAAGGCCGCGGGCGATGCCCTTGTCTCGACAGTCCCTCGCCACTATATTGTGCGAACGAGCTGGGTAATTGGCGACGGGAACAATTTCGTTCGCACCATGCACTCGCTTGCCGAGCGAGGCATCGACCCGAGCGTCGTCGATGATCAGATTGGCCGGTTGAGTTTCACCGAGGACATCGCGGCGGGCATCGCGCACCTACTTCGGTCGCGCCCGGAGTTTGGCGTCTACAACCTGACGAACGAGGGCCCGTCAATGTCGTGGGCCGAGGTCGCAAGACTTGTCTATGCGGCGTCTGGCCACAACCCTGCTCGCGTCAGGGGGGTCAGCACAGCGGAGTACTTTGCCGGCAAGCAGGTTGCGCCTCGCCCCTTGAACAGCACTCTCTCGCTCGGAAAGATCGAGGCCGCAGGTTTCATTCCTCGCGAAGCATCGGCCGCTTTGTCGAGCTACGTTTCAACACTCTAG
- a CDS encoding APC family permease, whose translation MTSPRETEHLGDADHLAVLGYEGKFDRSMSLWANFALGFTYLSPLVGVYSLFAVALATGGPPSIWWIVIVGAGQLTVSVVFGEVVSQYPIHGGIYPWARRLWGKRYAWMAAWVYIWALIVTITAVAEFGAGFVASLLGIEVTPLVGLLTSLGLLLLALAINFTGTKSLARIARIGLFAELIGVIGVGLYLLLFKREHPFSIFFDSMGTAGDGSYIPVFFASAIAGLFLFYGFEACGDVAEEVSDPARRIPKAMMMTILVGMVSALFSFGGYVLAAPNLEQIVAGEVGDPIPAILEASLGTVGAKIFLVVAIIAFISCVLSLQAAASRLLYSFARDGMLPGHVWLAKVSERTKVPTNALIVACTVPALICVLIFLNDSILVPVTAFAILGIYLSFQMVVLAALRQRFKGWKPAGPFNLGTLGFVINVVALAYGIFAMYLLATPGSSGDFFADYVVLIGLFVVLVTGLIYLFVARPDRKSDAPGGDAIAVADEIRRRTGQVPTHR comes from the coding sequence ATGACGTCTCCACGCGAAACAGAGCACCTGGGTGACGCCGATCACCTCGCCGTGCTCGGCTATGAAGGCAAATTCGATCGCTCCATGAGTCTCTGGGCGAACTTCGCCCTGGGCTTCACCTATCTCTCGCCCCTCGTGGGCGTCTACTCGCTGTTCGCGGTCGCACTCGCGACGGGTGGCCCACCATCGATCTGGTGGATCGTCATCGTCGGCGCCGGCCAGCTCACCGTGTCGGTGGTGTTTGGCGAGGTGGTCTCGCAGTACCCGATTCACGGGGGCATCTACCCGTGGGCGCGGCGACTCTGGGGCAAGCGCTACGCATGGATGGCCGCCTGGGTGTACATCTGGGCCCTCATCGTGACGATCACCGCGGTGGCCGAGTTCGGTGCGGGCTTCGTCGCGAGCCTGCTCGGCATCGAGGTCACGCCGCTCGTCGGTCTGCTCACCTCGCTCGGCCTGCTACTGCTCGCGCTCGCGATCAACTTCACGGGCACGAAGTCACTCGCCAGGATCGCCCGCATTGGGCTGTTCGCCGAGCTCATCGGGGTGATCGGCGTCGGCCTGTACCTGCTGCTCTTCAAGCGCGAGCACCCCTTCTCGATCTTCTTCGACTCGATGGGCACCGCGGGCGACGGCTCGTACATCCCCGTCTTCTTCGCCTCAGCGATCGCCGGCCTCTTCCTGTTCTACGGGTTCGAGGCGTGCGGCGACGTGGCGGAAGAGGTGTCTGACCCGGCCCGCAGGATCCCGAAGGCCATGATGATGACCATTCTCGTGGGCATGGTGTCGGCCCTCTTCTCGTTTGGCGGCTACGTACTTGCGGCCCCCAACCTCGAGCAGATCGTCGCGGGCGAGGTGGGCGACCCGATCCCGGCGATCCTGGAGGCGAGCCTCGGGACGGTGGGGGCGAAGATCTTCCTCGTCGTCGCGATCATCGCCTTCATCTCGTGCGTGCTGAGCCTGCAGGCGGCCGCGAGCCGACTGCTCTACTCGTTCGCGCGGGACGGCATGCTGCCCGGCCACGTGTGGCTCGCGAAGGTGTCGGAGCGCACGAAGGTGCCCACCAACGCCCTCATCGTCGCCTGCACCGTGCCGGCCCTGATCTGCGTGCTGATTTTCCTGAACGACAGCATCCTGGTGCCGGTTACCGCGTTCGCGATCCTCGGCATCTACCTCTCGTTCCAGATGGTCGTGCTCGCCGCGCTCCGTCAACGGTTCAAGGGGTGGAAGCCCGCCGGACCGTTCAACCTCGGCACGCTCGGCTTTGTCATCAACGTCGTCGCGCTGGCGTATGGCATCTTCGCGATGTACCTGCTGGCGACCCCGGGCTCGAGCGGCGACTTCTTCGCCGACTACGTGGTGCTGATCGGGCTCTTCGTCGTGCTCGTGACCGGACTGATCTACCTGTTCGTCGCGCGCCCCGACCGGAAGTCGGACGCCCCCGGGGGCGACGCCATCGCGGTGGCCGACGAGATCCGCCGCCGGACGGGGCAGGTGCCGACGCACCGGTAG
- the galE gene encoding UDP-glucose 4-epimerase GalE, translating to MRVLLTGGAGYIGSHTALVLLERGHDVVVLDDYSNGSPEATRRVAELAGREVTSVRADLTDLAAAREALTGIDFDAVVHFAGLKAVGESAAQPSRYYRVNLDSTITLLDLMEERGVDTLVFSSSATVYGDPQTPTISESHAVGVGLTNPYGWSKFMNEQIIRDAQIARPELAATLLRYFNPVGAHASGKIGEDPKGTPNNLMPYVAQVASGRRERLAVFGSDYDTPDGTGVRDYIHVMDLAEGHVAALERAEAGVRTYNLGSGIGSSVLQAVRAFERASGREIPFDQVARRPGDVAVVIADPALANAELGWRATRTLDDACRDAWTWQSANPMGYDA from the coding sequence ATGCGTGTACTCCTCACTGGCGGCGCCGGCTACATCGGCTCGCACACCGCGCTCGTGCTGCTCGAGCGCGGGCATGACGTCGTTGTGCTCGACGACTATTCGAACGGCTCGCCTGAGGCGACCCGTCGTGTCGCCGAGCTCGCGGGTCGTGAAGTGACGTCAGTTCGGGCAGATCTCACTGACCTGGCGGCCGCGCGGGAGGCACTTACGGGCATCGACTTCGATGCGGTCGTGCACTTCGCTGGATTGAAGGCGGTGGGGGAGTCAGCCGCGCAGCCGTCTCGCTACTACCGGGTGAACCTCGACTCGACCATCACCCTGCTCGATCTCATGGAAGAGCGCGGAGTTGACACGCTCGTGTTTAGCTCATCTGCGACGGTCTACGGTGACCCGCAGACTCCGACCATTTCGGAGAGCCACGCGGTTGGGGTCGGACTGACCAACCCCTATGGCTGGTCGAAGTTCATGAACGAGCAGATAATTCGTGACGCTCAGATCGCCCGGCCAGAGCTGGCGGCGACTCTGCTGCGCTATTTCAACCCGGTGGGCGCTCACGCCTCAGGGAAGATCGGTGAAGATCCAAAGGGAACACCCAATAACCTTATGCCCTACGTGGCGCAGGTTGCCTCGGGTCGCCGCGAGCGCCTCGCGGTGTTTGGCAGCGACTACGACACTCCGGATGGCACCGGCGTGCGCGACTACATTCACGTGATGGATCTCGCAGAGGGACACGTCGCCGCACTCGAGCGCGCCGAGGCGGGGGTGCGCACCTACAACCTGGGCTCAGGCATCGGTTCAAGCGTGCTCCAGGCGGTTCGCGCGTTTGAACGCGCCTCGGGCCGTGAAATTCCGTTCGACCAGGTTGCGCGACGCCCGGGGGACGTGGCCGTCGTCATTGCAGATCCTGCGCTAGCGAATGCCGAGCTTGGCTGGCGCGCGACCCGCACGCTTGACGATGCCTGCAGAGATGCATGGACGTGGCAGTCAGCGAACCCCATGGGGTACGACGCGTGA
- a CDS encoding 5-(carboxyamino)imidazole ribonucleotide synthase, which produces MTTKIGVIGGGQLARMMIPPAINLGLGISVLAEVDGSSAARAADAVGDYRDPETVYAFAETVDVITFDHEHVPQEILLELERRGVPVHPRPGALQFAQDKILMREKLTELGVPVPAWAAVADEQELDAFLAERGGRAVVKTARGGYDGKGVRVVASAVEARDWFTALDEDGRGGQLLAEELVDFTRELSQLVARRPSGEVRAWPVVETVQLDGVCSEVLAPAPVANPATLDEAARIGAIVAEGVGVTGVLAVEMFETADGRVLVNELAMRPHNSGHFSIEGSVTSQFEQHLRAVADLPLGDTSMTAPAAVMVNVLGGPAEGTMALRYPSALAAHPRAKVHSYDKTPRPGRKVGHVTVTGQDLATVRAEANAAADAFK; this is translated from the coding sequence GTGACCACGAAGATCGGCGTAATCGGCGGCGGACAGCTTGCGCGAATGATGATCCCCCCGGCGATCAACCTCGGCTTAGGCATCAGCGTGCTCGCCGAGGTCGACGGCTCGAGCGCCGCCCGTGCGGCCGATGCGGTCGGCGACTACCGCGATCCTGAGACCGTCTATGCCTTCGCCGAGACCGTCGACGTGATCACCTTTGACCACGAGCACGTGCCGCAGGAGATCCTGCTCGAGCTCGAGCGACGCGGCGTCCCTGTGCACCCGCGGCCCGGCGCCCTGCAGTTTGCCCAGGACAAGATCTTGATGCGCGAGAAGCTCACCGAGCTCGGCGTCCCCGTGCCTGCGTGGGCCGCGGTCGCCGATGAGCAGGAGCTCGACGCGTTCCTCGCTGAGCGCGGCGGACGCGCGGTCGTGAAGACGGCCCGCGGTGGCTATGACGGCAAGGGCGTGCGCGTCGTTGCCTCGGCGGTCGAGGCCCGCGACTGGTTCACCGCGCTTGACGAGGACGGCCGGGGCGGCCAGCTGCTCGCCGAAGAGCTCGTCGATTTCACCCGCGAACTCTCGCAGCTCGTCGCCCGCCGACCGAGCGGCGAGGTGCGCGCCTGGCCCGTCGTCGAGACGGTGCAGCTGGACGGCGTGTGCTCGGAAGTGCTCGCGCCCGCACCCGTCGCGAACCCCGCAACCCTCGACGAAGCGGCCAGGATCGGCGCCATCGTCGCGGAGGGCGTCGGAGTGACTGGCGTGCTCGCGGTCGAAATGTTCGAGACGGCCGACGGCCGCGTGCTCGTGAACGAGCTCGCCATGCGCCCGCACAACTCGGGCCACTTCTCGATCGAGGGATCGGTCACCAGCCAGTTCGAGCAGCACCTGCGCGCGGTCGCCGACCTCCCGCTCGGCGACACCTCGATGACCGCGCCCGCCGCCGTCATGGTAAATGTGCTCGGCGGCCCCGCCGAGGGCACGATGGCGCTGCGCTATCCGTCCGCGCTCGCCGCACACCCGCGTGCGAAGGTCCACAGCTACGACAAGACGCCGCGGCCGGGCCGCAAGGTCGGGCACGTCACGGTGACTGGGCAGGATCTCGCCACGGTGCGGGCCGAGGCGAACGCGGCGGCCGACGCGTTCAAGTAG